The following coding sequences are from one Caballeronia sp. SBC1 window:
- a CDS encoding tautomerase family protein, producing the protein MALISCDMRYGRTDEQKRQLAAGLLRVVSAATGETRDDIFFVIREGRGINFVEHGEHLPEYVEGAANDKELVDRLK; encoded by the coding sequence ATGGCCCTCATTTCTTGTGACATGCGGTACGGACGGACAGACGAACAGAAGCGACAACTTGCTGCTGGCTTGCTGCGCGTGGTCAGCGCGGCAACAGGTGAGACCAGGGACGACATATTTTTCGTGATCCGCGAAGGACGGGGAATAAATTTCGTCGAACACGGCGAGCACCTTCCGGAGTATGTAGAAGGCGCTGCGAACGACAAAGAACTCGTCGACCGCCTCAAATAG
- the sdhA gene encoding succinate dehydrogenase flavoprotein subunit: protein MAAIKTSLPRRRFDVVIVGAGGSGMRASLQLARAGLSVAVLSKVFPTRSHTVAAQGGIGASLGNMSEDNWHYHFYDTIKGSDWLGDQDAIEFMCREAPGAVYELEHMGMPFDRNADGTIYQRPFGGHTANYGEKPVQRACAAADRTGHALLHTLYQQNVAAKTHFFVEWMTLDLIRDADGDVLGVTAMEMETGDVHILEGKTTLFATGGAGRIFAASTNAFINTGDGLGMAARADIALEDMEFWQFHPTGVSGAGVLITEGVRGEGGILRNSDGERFMERYAPTLKDLAPRDMVCRSMGQEIKEGRGVGPNKDHLLLDLSHIGPETIMKRLPSIREIAMKFANVDCIKEPIPVVPTIHYQMGGIPTNIHGQVVGTSKGHEEPVNGFYAVGECSCVSVHGANRLGTNSLLDLVVFARAAGNHIIKHALDMKEHKPLPADAADFAMARLDKLDKSTSGEYTQTIANDIRSTMQAHAGVFRTTKLIQEGREKIRELAERTNHIHLKDKSRVFNTARVEALELANLIEVARATVVSADSRKESRGAHANADFPNREDGDWLRHTLWFSRGDRIDYKPVHMKPLTVESIPPKARTF from the coding sequence ATGGCTGCAATTAAAACGTCCCTGCCGCGTCGCCGTTTCGACGTCGTTATCGTGGGTGCAGGTGGTTCCGGCATGCGCGCGTCGCTGCAACTCGCTCGTGCGGGTTTGTCGGTCGCGGTGCTGTCGAAGGTGTTCCCGACGCGTTCGCACACGGTGGCGGCTCAAGGCGGTATTGGCGCTTCGCTCGGCAACATGAGCGAAGACAACTGGCACTACCACTTCTACGACACCATCAAAGGCTCCGACTGGCTCGGCGACCAGGATGCGATCGAATTCATGTGCCGTGAAGCGCCCGGTGCTGTCTACGAACTCGAACACATGGGCATGCCGTTCGACCGCAACGCGGATGGCACGATCTATCAGCGCCCGTTCGGCGGCCACACGGCGAACTACGGTGAGAAGCCGGTGCAGCGCGCTTGCGCTGCCGCCGACCGTACCGGCCACGCGTTGCTGCACACGCTGTATCAGCAGAACGTGGCGGCCAAGACGCACTTCTTCGTTGAATGGATGACGCTGGATCTGATCCGCGACGCCGACGGCGACGTGCTCGGCGTGACCGCCATGGAAATGGAAACCGGCGACGTCCACATTCTCGAAGGTAAGACTACCTTGTTCGCCACGGGCGGCGCGGGCCGGATCTTCGCGGCGTCGACCAACGCGTTCATTAATACTGGCGACGGACTTGGCATGGCGGCCCGCGCGGACATTGCGCTGGAGGACATGGAATTCTGGCAATTCCACCCGACTGGTGTATCCGGTGCGGGCGTGCTCATTACGGAAGGCGTGCGCGGCGAAGGCGGCATTCTGCGCAATTCGGACGGCGAACGTTTCATGGAACGCTACGCGCCGACGCTGAAGGATCTGGCGCCGCGCGACATGGTCTGTCGCTCCATGGGGCAAGAGATCAAGGAAGGGCGTGGCGTTGGACCCAACAAGGACCACCTGCTGCTTGACCTGTCGCACATCGGTCCCGAGACGATCATGAAGCGGCTGCCGTCCATCCGCGAGATCGCGATGAAATTCGCGAACGTGGACTGCATCAAGGAACCGATCCCCGTCGTACCGACCATCCATTACCAGATGGGCGGCATTCCGACGAACATTCACGGCCAGGTCGTCGGCACGTCGAAGGGTCATGAAGAACCTGTCAATGGCTTCTACGCGGTCGGCGAATGCTCGTGCGTGTCGGTGCACGGCGCGAACCGCCTGGGCACGAATTCGCTGCTGGACCTGGTGGTGTTCGCCCGCGCAGCCGGCAACCACATCATCAAGCATGCGCTGGATATGAAGGAACACAAGCCGCTGCCGGCCGATGCCGCCGATTTCGCGATGGCGCGTCTTGACAAGCTCGATAAATCGACTTCGGGCGAATACACGCAGACGATCGCCAACGACATCCGTTCGACGATGCAGGCACACGCAGGGGTATTTCGTACTACGAAACTTATTCAAGAGGGTCGGGAGAAAATCAGGGAACTGGCTGAGCGCACGAATCACATCCATTTGAAGGACAAGTCGAGGGTTTTCAACACAGCGCGGGTCGAAGCGCTGGAACTGGCCAACCTGATCGAAGTGGCACGCGCCACCGTTGTATCCGCGGACTCGCGCAAAGAGAGTCGTGGTGCGCACGCCAACGCTGATTTCCCAAACCGCGAGGACGGCGACTGGCTTCGGCATACATTGTGGTTCAGCCGCGGCGACCGGATTGATTACAAGCCGGTTCACATGAAACCGTTGACCGTTGAATCAATTCCGCCGAAAGCACGTACCTTCTGA
- a CDS encoding MaoC family dehydratase → MQAEEVGKQRYRASYGRYFEEFTVGDIYEHRPGRTITEADNIHFSLLTMNFHPMHCDAAHAAKSEFGQLLVNSGLTVAIVLGMSVNDVSGKAIANLGWKEIKLTGPVFCGDTLYAESEVLEKRESKSRPTQGIVTVHTRAFKQDGTPVMDFVRTALIAKKGYGTGD, encoded by the coding sequence ATGCAAGCCGAAGAAGTGGGGAAGCAACGGTATCGCGCGAGTTATGGGCGCTATTTTGAGGAGTTCACGGTCGGGGATATCTACGAACATCGCCCTGGCCGGACGATCACCGAGGCCGACAACATCCATTTCTCGTTGCTGACAATGAACTTCCACCCCATGCACTGCGATGCCGCGCATGCCGCCAAAAGCGAGTTCGGGCAACTGCTGGTGAATAGCGGCCTGACGGTCGCGATCGTGCTCGGCATGTCGGTGAACGACGTCAGCGGCAAGGCCATCGCGAATCTCGGCTGGAAGGAGATCAAGCTGACAGGTCCCGTATTTTGCGGCGATACCCTGTACGCCGAATCTGAAGTGCTTGAAAAACGCGAATCCAAGTCACGTCCCACGCAAGGCATCGTCACGGTCCATACGCGCGCATTCAAGCAGGATGGCACACCTGTCATGGATTTCGTGCGCACCGCGTTGATCGCCAAGAAGGGCTACGGCACAGGGGACTAG
- a CDS encoding tautomerase family protein — protein sequence MPFIECHIKNGLTQVQREQLIKDIIQVTHDSIGSDPKIINVILHEHPAGNISISSRINGEDFKLTKTG from the coding sequence GTGCCTTTTATCGAATGCCATATCAAGAACGGTCTGACGCAGGTTCAGCGTGAACAACTCATCAAGGACATCATCCAGGTCACGCACGACTCTATCGGGTCCGATCCGAAAATCATCAATGTCATCTTGCATGAACACCCGGCGGGAAATATAAGCATTTCCAGCAGGATCAATGGAGAGGACTTCAAGCTGACGAAAACGGGCTGA
- a CDS encoding LysR family transcriptional regulator, producing the protein MDVADLKVFEAVARLGSMNRAGTELHTVQSNVTARIRSLERDVGVALFQRHARGVSMTPAGQRMLPYAARIAKLVADARLAALDDGLPKGPLALGTLETTAALRLSPILSNFTRTYPQVRLSLITGTSCSLSADVAECRLDGAFVAGPLDHPDLHTEMVFQEELVLVTPRSMCSLEALRSFHDLKTIVFRLGCSYRQRLETLLAEMGIMTATPLEFGSMDAIIACVAAGIGITLLPRGVVSNAAEQGFVAIHAIAPEKALVQTLFIRRHDAYASSAMHAFVEIARSEFGALMLAA; encoded by the coding sequence GTGGACGTCGCCGACCTCAAGGTATTCGAAGCAGTTGCCCGTCTTGGAAGCATGAACCGGGCAGGTACGGAGTTACATACTGTCCAGTCAAACGTGACAGCGCGAATCCGGTCTTTGGAAAGGGACGTGGGTGTTGCGCTGTTTCAGAGGCACGCGCGCGGCGTGAGTATGACCCCGGCCGGGCAACGGATGCTGCCGTATGCGGCGCGTATCGCGAAGCTTGTCGCGGATGCCAGGCTCGCCGCGCTGGATGACGGTCTCCCCAAGGGGCCGCTTGCGTTGGGGACACTCGAGACCACGGCGGCGCTGCGGCTTTCTCCAATACTGAGCAATTTTACGAGAACTTACCCTCAGGTCCGGTTATCGCTGATTACTGGCACGAGTTGCAGCCTGAGCGCAGACGTTGCTGAGTGTCGACTCGATGGTGCATTCGTGGCTGGACCGCTGGATCATCCGGACCTCCACACTGAGATGGTTTTCCAGGAAGAGTTGGTCCTGGTCACGCCGCGTAGCATGTGCTCGTTGGAGGCGCTCCGTTCGTTCCATGATCTCAAGACGATCGTCTTCCGGTTGGGCTGCTCATACCGCCAGCGGCTCGAGACTCTTCTCGCTGAAATGGGAATAATGACGGCAACGCCCCTCGAGTTCGGCTCGATGGATGCAATTATTGCGTGCGTTGCAGCCGGTATTGGTATCACGCTTCTGCCTCGAGGTGTCGTCTCGAACGCGGCGGAGCAGGGATTCGTTGCTATCCACGCGATCGCTCCCGAGAAAGCGCTAGTCCAAACTCTTTTCATTCGACGACACGATGCCTACGCCTCGAGCGCAATGCATGCTTTCGTCGAGATTGCACGATCGGAGTTCGGAGCACTCATGCTCGCCGCGTAA
- a CDS encoding SDR family NAD(P)-dependent oxidoreductase, protein MSTSQKVVVVTGASQGIGAELVKAFRERDYRVVATARSIKPSDDANVLTVAGDIGDPDTAHRVISEGVARFGRIDTLVNNAGIFIAKPFTQYTAEDYAAITSVNLSGFFYITQLAIAEMEKNSSGHVVSLSTTLVEHAISGVPSVLASLTKGGLNAATRSLAIEYAKSGIRANAVAPGIIKSPMHAPETHAALGALHPMGHMGEMSDIVNAILYLDSAPFVTGEILHVDGGQSAGH, encoded by the coding sequence ATGAGCACTTCACAAAAGGTTGTAGTCGTCACTGGTGCGTCCCAAGGCATTGGCGCAGAACTGGTCAAGGCTTTCCGGGAACGCGACTACCGCGTTGTCGCAACAGCACGAAGCATCAAGCCGTCGGATGACGCGAACGTTCTGACGGTGGCGGGTGATATCGGCGATCCTGATACGGCCCATCGCGTGATTAGCGAAGGCGTGGCACGCTTCGGCCGCATCGACACGCTGGTCAACAACGCTGGCATTTTTATCGCTAAACCTTTTACCCAGTACACCGCAGAAGACTACGCAGCGATTACAAGCGTGAACCTCTCGGGGTTCTTCTATATCACGCAGCTTGCGATTGCCGAAATGGAGAAGAATTCGAGCGGCCACGTGGTCAGCCTCTCGACCACCCTGGTCGAGCATGCCATCAGCGGTGTGCCATCGGTGCTGGCATCGCTGACGAAGGGTGGTCTGAATGCGGCCACGAGATCCCTCGCGATCGAGTACGCAAAGAGCGGTATTCGCGCGAACGCCGTTGCGCCGGGTATCATCAAATCGCCGATGCACGCGCCTGAAACCCACGCGGCGCTCGGGGCGCTTCATCCTATGGGTCATATGGGCGAGATGAGCGATATCGTGAATGCCATCCTGTATCTGGATTCGGCGCCTTTCGTGACAGGCGAGATCCTGCATGTCGACGGCGGCCAGAGCGCTGGTCACTAA
- a CDS encoding MFS transporter, with product MATFHWKILGLISAGACLDAFDVYLAGGVAAAMMKQGFSTLQLNALFVSAGFCGMVIGAGLSGYLGDRFGRRSSYQFNLALFGVMSIAAAFAPSIYWLIGCRFLMGIGLGAELVVAAGTLCEFIPPAYRGRWISLLGLIVNSGLVIATSVGYVVIPMLGWRWMFGIAGVGAMIVWALRHSMPESPRWLESVGRLDEAERTVSAIEAEVAKQRGPLPECARTQNLEVPQLPFSALFRRGMIGRTLTAALTAIAVNVAVYGFVAWLPTFFVKEGRDVVTSLGFTTLMSFGAPFGAVLGFLSADRLGRAKGLVFFSVMTIVLGFIYPQMVANAAIACVGFVLVSCIFAIVTLGLFGYVPELFPTALRLRGTGAAGVCGRLASMTTSYVAVLLYAQFGLFGVLGMVSGVLVLLIIAIVSLGVDANQYSLEAASPDEDALDINLDFKQGGIAQ from the coding sequence ATGGCCACTTTCCACTGGAAGATCCTCGGCCTCATCAGCGCGGGCGCGTGCCTCGATGCGTTCGACGTGTATCTCGCCGGCGGCGTTGCGGCCGCGATGATGAAGCAAGGCTTCTCGACGCTGCAGCTCAACGCGCTGTTTGTGTCGGCGGGATTCTGCGGGATGGTGATTGGCGCGGGCCTGTCGGGCTATCTTGGCGACCGCTTTGGACGTCGTTCCTCGTATCAATTCAACCTCGCGCTGTTCGGCGTGATGTCGATAGCAGCGGCCTTTGCGCCGAGCATTTACTGGTTGATCGGATGTCGTTTCCTGATGGGCATCGGGCTGGGCGCCGAGCTGGTCGTCGCGGCCGGAACGCTGTGCGAATTCATCCCGCCGGCGTATCGCGGACGATGGATATCGCTGCTCGGATTGATCGTCAATTCGGGACTCGTGATCGCAACGAGCGTGGGTTATGTCGTGATCCCGATGCTGGGATGGCGCTGGATGTTCGGTATCGCGGGAGTCGGCGCAATGATTGTCTGGGCGCTGCGCCACAGCATGCCCGAGTCACCGCGCTGGCTGGAATCGGTCGGCCGGCTCGACGAGGCCGAGCGCACCGTCAGTGCTATCGAAGCCGAGGTCGCAAAGCAGCGCGGGCCGTTGCCTGAATGCGCGCGCACGCAGAATCTCGAGGTTCCGCAATTGCCGTTCAGTGCGCTGTTCCGGCGCGGCATGATCGGCCGTACGCTGACGGCTGCCCTGACCGCGATTGCCGTGAATGTTGCGGTGTACGGCTTCGTGGCGTGGCTGCCGACCTTCTTTGTAAAGGAAGGGCGCGACGTGGTGACATCGCTTGGCTTTACCACGCTGATGTCGTTCGGCGCTCCGTTTGGCGCGGTACTGGGCTTCCTCAGTGCAGACCGCCTGGGTCGAGCAAAGGGTCTCGTGTTCTTCTCGGTCATGACGATCGTGCTTGGCTTTATCTATCCGCAGATGGTCGCCAACGCCGCGATTGCCTGTGTCGGCTTCGTGCTCGTGAGCTGCATTTTCGCGATTGTCACGCTTGGGCTTTTTGGCTACGTGCCTGAGTTGTTCCCCACGGCATTGCGCTTGCGGGGAACGGGGGCGGCCGGCGTGTGCGGCCGGCTTGCATCAATGACCACGTCCTATGTCGCCGTCCTGCTTTATGCCCAGTTTGGATTGTTCGGTGTGCTTGGCATGGTATCCGGAGTGCTCGTCTTGTTGATCATAGCGATCGTGTCGCTGGGTGTGGATGCGAATCAGTATTCGCTTGAAGCGGCGTCGCCGGATGAAGATGCACTCGACATCAACCTCGATTTCAAGCAAGGAGGAATTGCACAGTGA
- a CDS encoding 4-oxalocrotonate tautomerase family protein produces MPIVTIQVTREGTKPGNDSVTAEEKAQLIKGVSQVLLDVLNKPLDATFVVIEEVDTENWGWGGLPVDEFRKQRRAKST; encoded by the coding sequence ATGCCTATTGTCACTATTCAAGTTACCCGCGAAGGGACCAAGCCTGGGAACGACTCGGTCACAGCCGAGGAGAAGGCGCAGCTTATCAAGGGCGTGAGCCAGGTACTACTCGACGTATTGAACAAGCCACTTGATGCGACGTTTGTCGTTATAGAAGAGGTCGACACCGAGAACTGGGGTTGGGGTGGATTACCGGTTGACGAATTCCGCAAGCAGCGACGAGCGAAATCGACGTGA
- a CDS encoding FAD-binding oxidoreductase has translation MAVSAAPNEAPNEAVSALREALSAQVVALPDEFGDRRVKDWSGLPSAVPLALIRPRDTSEVAAALGICARYAQPVVTQGGLTGLVGGANLRGGEVALSLDRMNQIVEIDTVSATMTVQAGTPLQVVQEAASAAGFYFPLDLGARGSCSIGGNLATNAGGNRVIKYGMMRDQVLGIEAVLASGAIVGGLNKMIKDNSGYDLRNLLIGSEGTLAVITRAVLRLRPKPTATATAWCGLPSFDAVTTLLRRAQAGLAPGVSAFEVMWAGYHDTVLANLDTLRAPLGSLHPFYVLLESVGTDPVRHGDAFEEFLGAMLDEGVVTDAALASNEAHAQAFWAIRDAPGEYQRFIPNHAAYDVSFSIAQVGDAASRCEAQLRARWPDATIMIYGHLGDGNIHIVVDVPGLPKHDHDAIDQVIYDVTRDFRGSISAEHGIGVKKKHFLHLTRSEADVASMRAIKQALDPACILNPGKIF, from the coding sequence ATGGCTGTAAGTGCAGCACCAAACGAAGCACCAAACGAAGCAGTCAGTGCGTTGCGAGAAGCGCTCAGCGCGCAGGTTGTAGCGCTGCCGGATGAGTTTGGCGATCGCCGTGTCAAGGACTGGAGTGGACTACCGAGCGCGGTGCCGCTGGCGCTCATCAGGCCGCGCGACACCAGCGAGGTCGCGGCTGCGCTCGGGATTTGCGCTCGCTATGCCCAACCGGTCGTCACCCAAGGCGGCCTGACAGGGCTCGTGGGCGGCGCCAATCTGCGTGGCGGCGAGGTGGCGCTAAGCCTTGATCGCATGAACCAGATTGTGGAGATCGACACTGTGTCGGCCACCATGACGGTTCAGGCCGGCACGCCGCTGCAGGTGGTTCAGGAAGCGGCCAGCGCAGCGGGTTTCTATTTCCCGCTTGACCTGGGTGCGCGCGGCAGTTGTTCTATTGGCGGCAATCTCGCCACCAACGCGGGTGGAAATCGGGTCATCAAGTACGGCATGATGCGCGATCAGGTGCTGGGCATCGAGGCCGTGCTGGCGAGCGGTGCGATCGTAGGTGGCCTGAACAAGATGATCAAGGACAACAGCGGCTACGATCTGCGCAACTTGCTGATTGGCAGTGAAGGCACGCTCGCGGTCATCACCCGCGCGGTGCTGCGTCTGCGTCCGAAGCCCACGGCAACGGCTACCGCATGGTGTGGCTTGCCCAGCTTCGACGCCGTCACCACGCTGCTGCGGCGCGCTCAGGCAGGGCTGGCTCCAGGCGTGTCGGCATTCGAGGTCATGTGGGCGGGTTATCACGATACCGTGCTCGCCAACCTGGACACCCTGCGTGCTCCGCTTGGTTCGCTGCATCCGTTCTATGTGTTGCTGGAAAGTGTGGGTACCGATCCCGTCCGGCACGGCGACGCGTTCGAAGAGTTTTTGGGCGCGATGCTGGACGAGGGTGTAGTGACCGACGCGGCGCTAGCTTCGAACGAGGCGCATGCACAGGCGTTCTGGGCGATCCGCGATGCACCCGGCGAATATCAACGGTTCATTCCGAATCACGCGGCTTACGACGTCAGCTTTTCTATCGCGCAAGTGGGCGACGCCGCGTCACGCTGCGAGGCGCAACTGCGCGCCCGATGGCCCGATGCCACGATCATGATCTACGGCCATCTTGGCGATGGAAATATCCACATCGTAGTGGACGTGCCCGGGCTGCCGAAGCACGATCACGATGCAATTGACCAGGTTATCTACGACGTGACGCGAGACTTCCGCGGGTCCATTTCCGCGGAGCATGGGATCGGCGTCAAGAAGAAACACTTCCTGCACCTGACGCGTTCGGAGGCGGATGTAGCGTCGATGCGCGCGATTAAACAAGCGCTGGATCCGGCGTGCATTTTGAACCCCGGCAAGATTTTCTAG
- a CDS encoding LysR family transcriptional regulator, whose amino-acid sequence MQRQFEGLLLGSIELFCLAAELESFTAAAAAASVNPAAASRTVAGLEKRLGVQLFVRTTRQIRLTDAGKRYFEQCRLALGHLADAEREATGQQTTPAGVLRISMPTPYAHYRVLPLLAEFRERYPGVTVETHLSNRNIDFADEGFDLAIRGRAPRDSGLIARKLEDSELVVVASPAYLRRAHKLQTPDDLINHECIQFELPSSGRNIPWQFSRDGSCVEIATRGGYGSSGDVLAGVTLARHGAGIFQTYRFVVERDIADGTLNELLPQYGGCSRPFILLYPHGRHLSSRVRSFVDFVMERLGA is encoded by the coding sequence ATGCAGCGTCAATTTGAAGGCCTTCTTCTGGGCAGTATCGAACTGTTTTGCCTGGCTGCTGAACTGGAAAGTTTCACGGCCGCTGCCGCGGCTGCGAGCGTGAATCCTGCGGCGGCCAGTCGAACCGTAGCGGGTCTTGAGAAACGTCTAGGCGTCCAGTTGTTCGTCCGGACAACGCGACAGATTCGACTGACGGACGCGGGAAAGCGGTACTTTGAGCAGTGCCGGCTGGCGCTTGGACATCTCGCGGATGCGGAGCGGGAAGCGACAGGGCAACAAACGACTCCGGCGGGCGTCCTGCGAATCAGCATGCCAACGCCGTATGCCCACTATCGGGTCCTTCCCCTGCTGGCAGAATTCCGTGAGCGGTATCCCGGCGTCACAGTCGAAACGCACCTCAGTAACCGCAACATCGATTTCGCGGACGAAGGCTTTGACCTGGCGATCCGGGGGCGTGCGCCTCGGGATTCGGGTCTTATCGCGCGAAAGCTCGAGGATTCGGAACTTGTGGTCGTGGCGTCTCCTGCGTATTTGCGGAGAGCCCACAAACTGCAAACCCCGGACGATCTGATTAACCACGAGTGCATCCAGTTTGAGTTGCCAAGTAGCGGTCGCAACATACCGTGGCAGTTCAGTCGAGACGGCAGCTGCGTGGAAATCGCGACGCGTGGAGGTTATGGATCGTCGGGCGATGTGCTTGCCGGGGTGACCTTGGCGCGTCACGGCGCAGGGATATTCCAGACTTATCGGTTCGTTGTCGAGAGAGACATCGCGGACGGAACGCTCAATGAATTGCTCCCTCAGTATGGCGGTTGTTCGCGACCGTTCATCCTGCTCTATCCGCATGGCCGGCATCTGTCGTCGCGCGTGCGCAGTTTTGTGGACTTCGTGATGGAAAGGCTAGGCGCATAA
- the sdhD gene encoding succinate dehydrogenase, hydrophobic membrane anchor protein, giving the protein MAANKRIGPKRLVVGAHYGLRDWLAQRITAVVMVLYTLVLLFWFFGARDFSYDGWASIFAMQWMKLATFVALLSLFYHAWVGIRDIWMDYVKAVGLRLFLQVATILWLVGCIGYAAQILWRV; this is encoded by the coding sequence ATGGCTGCTAATAAACGAATTGGTCCCAAGCGCCTTGTCGTTGGCGCGCACTACGGTCTGCGCGACTGGCTGGCGCAACGCATTACCGCCGTCGTGATGGTCCTGTACACGCTGGTCCTGCTGTTCTGGTTCTTCGGCGCGCGTGATTTTTCGTACGACGGCTGGGCATCCATTTTCGCCATGCAATGGATGAAGCTTGCCACGTTCGTAGCCTTGCTCTCGCTCTTTTATCACGCGTGGGTCGGCATTCGCGACATCTGGATGGACTACGTGAAGGCGGTCGGCTTGCGCTTGTTCCTGCAAGTGGCGACGATCCTCTGGCTGGTCGGTTGTATCGGCTACGCGGCACAGATTCTCTGGAGAGTGTAA
- a CDS encoding MmgE/PrpD family protein, translating into MSTPTTVQRIGRFAYDARVSQLTLPARSVFKRNILDSLGCAIAALPGTQFKALREQFEEYGHSGSCSLIGGGTTSPDQAALYNSGLVRYVDLLDSYMSPGGLCHPSDNFGTILAAADHASASGEDFMLALAVAYQIGCRITAIVPVMAKGFNHAIQLAVSAAAGSGKLLGLDADQIAHAIAIATVDNVSLACVHSEPVSQWKGFSPAITGMRAIYSASLAKRGFTGPLRLFEGPNGLVRMFNQPIDVDWDDHQLEIIHQTVMKKYCSLIHGQPVLEATLDLKRSHDVKSDEVDEVLCDIFQSGFDIAGGGSFGPKDDPQTKEQADYNLKYLIAVALLDDQVGPAQLEPARVQAADARALLRKVTVRPDAGFTAQYPQALNVRVTIKCNDGRVFSKEHVGFEGGLDKPFTWERTVEKFNWLSEQYADQELRDQIVDLVSKLDQHPVKELMQLMARVSPEPRFPAKHPGIQ; encoded by the coding sequence ATGAGTACACCCACGACCGTTCAACGTATCGGAAGGTTCGCTTACGACGCGCGTGTGAGCCAACTCACGCTACCTGCCCGGAGTGTGTTCAAGCGAAATATCCTTGATAGTCTGGGCTGCGCGATTGCCGCGCTACCCGGGACGCAGTTCAAGGCTCTTCGAGAGCAGTTCGAAGAGTACGGCCATTCGGGATCGTGCTCATTGATCGGGGGCGGCACTACTTCGCCGGACCAGGCCGCGCTGTACAACTCAGGCCTTGTTCGATATGTGGATCTCCTGGACAGCTATATGTCTCCAGGGGGGCTCTGTCATCCGAGTGACAACTTCGGCACGATCCTGGCCGCGGCTGACCACGCGTCGGCCAGTGGCGAGGACTTCATGCTCGCCCTCGCAGTTGCCTATCAAATTGGGTGCCGCATCACCGCGATTGTCCCGGTAATGGCGAAAGGGTTCAACCATGCCATCCAACTCGCCGTCTCGGCTGCCGCCGGGTCGGGCAAACTGCTCGGTCTCGATGCCGATCAAATCGCTCATGCAATCGCGATTGCGACCGTCGATAACGTATCGTTGGCGTGTGTCCACTCCGAGCCGGTCTCGCAGTGGAAGGGTTTTTCGCCGGCCATTACCGGCATGCGAGCTATCTACTCCGCGTCCCTTGCCAAACGTGGTTTCACAGGTCCGCTTCGCCTCTTCGAGGGGCCTAATGGGCTGGTGCGAATGTTTAATCAGCCTATCGATGTGGACTGGGATGACCACCAGCTGGAGATCATCCACCAGACGGTCATGAAGAAGTACTGCTCGCTTATTCATGGTCAGCCCGTCCTTGAGGCAACGCTTGATCTCAAGCGCAGCCACGACGTGAAAAGCGATGAGGTCGACGAAGTCCTCTGTGACATCTTCCAGAGCGGTTTCGATATTGCGGGTGGTGGCAGCTTCGGCCCAAAGGATGATCCGCAGACCAAGGAGCAGGCCGACTACAACCTCAAGTATCTGATTGCAGTGGCATTGCTTGATGATCAGGTGGGTCCCGCTCAACTTGAACCGGCGCGGGTCCAGGCGGCCGACGCGCGGGCGCTGCTCAGGAAAGTGACGGTGCGGCCGGACGCCGGATTCACGGCGCAGTATCCGCAGGCATTGAACGTCAGGGTGACGATCAAATGCAACGACGGCCGCGTTTTCTCCAAGGAGCACGTCGGCTTCGAAGGTGGCCTTGATAAGCCGTTCACGTGGGAGCGTACGGTCGAGAAATTCAACTGGTTGAGCGAGCAATACGCGGACCAGGAGCTTCGAGACCAGATTGTTGATCTGGTCTCGAAGCTCGATCAACACCCGGTTAAGGAGCTCATGCAACTCATGGCGAGGGTAAGTCCAGAACCACGGTTCCCGGCGAAACATCCGGGCATTCAATGA
- a CDS encoding tautomerase family protein, whose amino-acid sequence MPLIRFDIIEGRTDAEITTLLDAAHRAVLTAFAVPERDRYQVVTEHKPSRVIAQDTGLGITRTSNLVLVSVVTRARSQGSKQIFYAELCRELKEACNVEPSDVIVSFTTNSDDDWSFGNGVAQYLTGDL is encoded by the coding sequence ATGCCGTTAATCCGCTTCGACATTATTGAAGGAAGAACAGACGCCGAGATCACGACCTTGCTCGATGCCGCGCATCGCGCTGTTCTGACTGCCTTCGCGGTTCCAGAAAGAGACCGCTACCAGGTAGTCACGGAACACAAGCCTTCGCGCGTTATCGCGCAGGATACTGGCCTCGGAATCACGAGAACCAGTAATCTCGTCCTCGTATCCGTTGTTACCCGTGCGCGCTCGCAGGGATCGAAGCAGATATTCTATGCGGAACTCTGTCGAGAGCTCAAAGAAGCATGTAACGTTGAGCCGAGCGATGTGATCGTATCCTTCACAACCAACTCCGACGATGACTGGAGTTTCGGAAACGGAGTCGCGCAATACCTGACGGGCGATCTTTGA